One segment of Candidatus Caldatribacterium sp. DNA contains the following:
- a CDS encoding radical SAM protein has translation MSYLESIKAFTTEQVVKLIVNSLRNVSDETIIKLTYLAEKLTPIEYYRDQIRGLRQMFEEKRPQIVLARRVLQETHPNVREKLMVNLIVKSILLGVPKRQKLEKELGCQVPFFFVVSPTMRCNLNCYGCYAGQYRKESDMPIELLDRIFNEAKEMGMHFLTISGGEPFIREEHLDLFEKHSDICFQVYTNGTLIDREMAKRLARMGNVYPAISVEGYEEETDARRGKGTFKKIMQAMEALRDEGVLFGFSITATRYNTELVSSDEFMDFLISKGCSFGWYFTYVPVGKKPDVNLMPTPEQRIHLRNQVHRLRYEKPIFIGDFWNDGPYVGGCIAGGRRYFHINNMGDVEPCVFCHFTVDNIKNKSLKEVIASPFFRAIQERQPYDNNLMRPCMLIDVPEVLREVVEKYGARPSHEGAESLITTLKDEVDAYAQAFKKLADEIWERDYKGTIYYKDYKSERQEYLRKLQEEAEKNRKKEEVRV, from the coding sequence ATGAGCTACCTCGAATCCATCAAAGCATTCACAACGGAGCAAGTGGTCAAACTCATCGTGAACTCGCTCCGGAACGTCTCCGACGAAACCATCATCAAACTCACGTACCTTGCAGAGAAGCTCACCCCCATAGAGTACTACCGGGACCAGATCCGGGGGCTCCGCCAAATGTTTGAGGAAAAGCGCCCCCAGATTGTCCTTGCCCGGCGAGTACTCCAAGAGACGCACCCCAATGTTCGGGAAAAGCTCATGGTCAATCTCATCGTGAAGAGCATTCTCCTTGGGGTTCCTAAGCGTCAGAAACTCGAAAAAGAGCTCGGCTGCCAGGTACCGTTCTTCTTCGTTGTCAGTCCCACAATGCGGTGCAACCTCAACTGCTACGGGTGCTACGCTGGCCAGTACCGGAAAGAGAGCGACATGCCGATTGAGCTCCTTGACCGAATCTTCAACGAGGCAAAGGAAATGGGCATGCACTTTTTGACGATTTCCGGTGGAGAGCCTTTCATTCGCGAGGAACACCTGGACTTATTCGAGAAGCATAGTGATATTTGTTTCCAAGTCTACACGAATGGAACGCTCATTGACCGGGAAATGGCCAAGCGCCTAGCCCGCATGGGGAATGTTTACCCCGCCATAAGTGTTGAGGGCTACGAGGAAGAGACAGACGCACGCCGGGGCAAGGGAACCTTCAAGAAAATCATGCAGGCTATGGAAGCACTGCGAGATGAGGGAGTCCTCTTTGGATTTTCTATCACCGCTACACGGTACAACACCGAACTCGTCTCAAGCGATGAATTCATGGACTTCCTCATCAGCAAGGGTTGCAGCTTCGGCTGGTACTTTACCTACGTTCCGGTGGGAAAGAAACCAGATGTGAACCTCATGCCTACTCCGGAGCAGCGAATTCATCTCCGCAACCAGGTTCACCGCCTCCGTTACGAAAAACCAATCTTCATCGGGGATTTCTGGAATGACGGTCCCTATGTTGGCGGATGCATCGCTGGTGGACGGAGGTACTTCCACATCAACAACATGGGAGACGTTGAGCCCTGTGTCTTCTGCCACTTCACCGTGGACAACATTAAGAACAAATCCCTCAAAGAGGTCATTGCCTCTCCCTTCTTCCGGGCTATCCAGGAACGGCAACCCTACGACAACAACCTCATGCGACCTTGCATGCTCATCGACGTACCAGAGGTTCTCCGAGAGGTGGTGGAAAAGTACGGAGCGCGGCCAAGCCATGAAGGCGCAGAAAGCCTCATCACTACCTTGAAGGACGAAGTAGACGCGTACGCCCAGGCCTTCAAGAAACTCGCTGACGAGATTTGGGAGCGGGACTACAAAGGAACCATCTACTACAAGGACTACAAGAGCGAGCGACAGGAGTACCTCCGCAAACTCCAGGAAGAAGCGGAGAAGAACCGCAAGAAAGAGGAAGTTCGAGTGTGA
- the purD gene encoding phosphoribosylamine--glycine ligase gives MRVLVVGSGGREHCIAWKVAQSPEVKEIFCVPGNGGMELLGKCISLSSLQEIVDFVEEKDIDLVLVGPEAPLAAGIVDCLCAKRRAVIGPDRRGALLESSKVFAKEFMKRYGIPTAPFSVFGEPGEALEALKRRRSFPVVVKADGLASGKGVYVAQDFDEASFAVRELMVEKKFGSSGERIVVEDFLEGEEATVMVLFDGQSYLFLPSSQDHKKVGEGDIGPNTGGMGAYSPAPVVDDAVLQRIEREILIPLFEGMERENLYYRGVLYLGLMIGKDKTPWVLEFNVRLGDPETQVVLPRIRNDWLEVNLAIWEGKLHRVKMEISEEAMLGVVLASQGYPGHFERGKRIKGIENFANRPEDRVLLFHSGTIRKGDEWYTDGGRVLTVCAFGKNLEEAHRRAYEAASSIHFEGMYYRRDIGFRVLKPKGPS, from the coding sequence ATGCGTGTTCTGGTTGTGGGAAGTGGTGGCAGAGAGCACTGCATAGCCTGGAAAGTGGCGCAGAGCCCTGAAGTTAAGGAGATTTTCTGCGTTCCGGGCAATGGAGGCATGGAGCTTCTCGGGAAATGTATTTCTCTTTCCTCTCTTCAGGAGATAGTCGATTTTGTGGAAGAAAAGGATATCGACCTTGTTCTTGTTGGTCCTGAGGCTCCCTTAGCGGCAGGGATTGTGGATTGCCTCTGCGCCAAAAGGAGGGCCGTCATTGGTCCTGACAGGCGTGGAGCACTCCTTGAGTCGAGCAAGGTCTTTGCCAAAGAATTCATGAAGAGGTATGGTATCCCTACTGCTCCCTTTTCCGTTTTTGGTGAACCCGGGGAAGCCCTGGAAGCCCTCAAAAGGAGGAGAAGCTTCCCTGTGGTAGTGAAGGCCGATGGACTTGCATCAGGAAAAGGGGTCTACGTTGCTCAGGATTTCGACGAAGCGTCCTTTGCAGTTCGCGAGCTCATGGTGGAAAAGAAGTTTGGATCTTCGGGAGAGCGAATAGTGGTGGAGGACTTCTTGGAAGGAGAGGAAGCAACGGTTATGGTTCTCTTCGACGGGCAGTCGTACCTTTTCCTTCCTTCCTCTCAGGATCATAAAAAAGTTGGCGAGGGGGACATTGGTCCAAACACCGGAGGGATGGGTGCGTATTCCCCCGCTCCAGTTGTTGATGATGCGGTGCTCCAGAGAATTGAAAGGGAAATTCTTATTCCGCTCTTTGAGGGTATGGAACGGGAAAACCTCTACTATCGGGGCGTTCTCTACTTGGGGCTCATGATTGGAAAGGACAAAACTCCCTGGGTTCTTGAGTTCAACGTTCGCCTTGGGGATCCGGAAACCCAGGTCGTTCTTCCCCGGATACGTAACGATTGGCTTGAGGTGAACCTTGCCATCTGGGAGGGGAAGCTCCACAGGGTTAAGATGGAAATCTCCGAAGAGGCGATGCTTGGGGTTGTCCTTGCAAGCCAGGGGTATCCAGGGCATTTCGAGCGGGGGAAGCGAATCAAAGGAATCGAGAATTTTGCCAATCGACCGGAAGATCGAGTCCTCCTCTTCCACTCGGGAACAATTCGAAAGGGGGATGAATGGTACACGGATGGAGGCCGGGTTCTTACCGTATGTGCTTTTGGTAAGAACCTTGAGGAGGCTCACCGGCGGGCTTACGAAGCTGCATCATCCATTCACTTTGAGGGCATGTACTACCGGAGGGATATCGGTTTTCGGGTTTTGAAACCCAAAGGGCCCTCATGA
- a CDS encoding phosphoribosylglycinamide formyltransferase codes for MKGRIVVLVSGRGTNLQALIDSSRSGFIPGEITLVVSDNPQAPALRRAQEAGIPTLVLDYQSFPNKKAYEAALLEALERENPDLICLAGYMRIVGREIVQRFRNKIMNIHPSLLPAFPGLEAQRQAVEYGVKVSGCTVHFVDEGMDTGPIILQATCPVFEDDTPETLAERILKYEHQIYPQAVKLFLEGKLEVRGRKVFIRRD; via the coding sequence GTGAAAGGAAGAATTGTCGTTCTTGTCTCGGGGAGGGGGACCAATCTCCAGGCTCTCATTGATTCCTCACGGAGTGGCTTCATTCCAGGGGAAATTACTCTTGTGGTGAGTGACAACCCCCAGGCTCCGGCTCTTCGCCGGGCTCAGGAGGCAGGAATTCCAACCCTTGTTCTCGATTACCAGTCATTTCCCAACAAAAAAGCCTACGAGGCGGCGCTCCTTGAAGCGCTTGAACGGGAAAATCCCGATCTCATTTGTCTTGCGGGGTACATGCGAATCGTGGGAAGAGAAATTGTGCAGCGCTTTCGGAATAAGATTATGAACATTCATCCGTCCCTTCTTCCGGCCTTTCCGGGGCTTGAGGCTCAAAGGCAGGCTGTAGAGTACGGAGTTAAGGTGAGTGGATGTACGGTTCACTTTGTGGACGAGGGGATGGATACAGGACCAATTATCCTTCAGGCGACCTGTCCGGTTTTTGAAGACGATACCCCCGAAACACTTGCTGAGCGGATTCTCAAATATGAGCATCAGATTTACCCTCAGGCGGTGAAACTCTTCCTCGAAGGGAAACTCGAAGTTCGCGGGAGAAAGGTCTTTATCAGGAGGGACTGA